The Nicotiana tabacum cultivar K326 chromosome 5, ASM71507v2, whole genome shotgun sequence sequence TTACcattatcacaaaaaatattttagtgaaaataaaaatGAGTATATTGCTAACATACTTCAGGAAGGTAGTATGCTAGCAAAACTAGATATATATACATCACCTGCTCTCTCCCTCCCccattctttttcccttttctttctcttGGTTTGCCATGGATGGATGAATCTCAAACCACCTAGCAGTAAGTTCTGAAGTTTGATTGGTTGATTGAAACTCAAACAATAATTGCCGTAACTTTTTCCAGTAGTGGGAGGATTAAATAGTTGTAGTTTGATAATTGGATTCAGGAATCTAGCAGAATGGATTGGAGCGATCCACTTTGATAATGGTTAGTAAATTCCAAGATTTGCTCAGCAATTATTCGAATATGCGAACAATTGGCCTCATTTGATTATGAAATGGCGAGAGGAACAACCAGTGCACCCAAAGCATTTTTTGTGGTCGTAATTTTCCTCTTATTTGTTATaaaaaattggaggaaaataGGACCAGTTTAATGAGTTTCTTTGGGGAAGATTTAAGATAAATTTAATGTATTACCAATACATGAGATATGGACTAGTTTATGCGAATATAgagaatgaagaagaaatggagTAGTTCCTCCTTCACTGAGGCCCGAGGGAGGATGGAAACACAAGAGAGAGGAAAGAGGACCTGGGATTTAGACTTTGACGTAAAAGGACAAAAAAGTCATCACCACTAATGAACATAATAGATGAATGTAAGGTGTGTATGTGTGTGtctatatgtatatgtatatttagGTTAACATTGTACCCATTTTCTCATTCTCCAAAGTACCCTTACAAGCACATTATAATCTCTTTAATAATGAGGATATTTTCATCTTTCCCCCCAACATTTTAATACTCCTTGGCTACTTCCCCATCCAATTTTCTTGCCTTTTTCTCCGGCGAGCTGTGAACCCCTTCCCATTTCATTTGCCGGCGAGATCTTTCTCTCCATTGCTCTCTTAGGTTAACTATAAAATCGTTTAGCTCCTCTAtccttttgtttttggttttttttgttTCTGATAAATTTTTTTGTGCTAGTTTTGCCAAGTCCCAGTTTGGTTTCACCCACCGGACTTCTGACCTCACCTTGTTTTCACTTGAAGAAATTTTATTCATCATTTTTCCAAAAGCAAAGGACATtgagaattaaaagaaaaagaaaacaatttcCCAGAACATCTGTCAATGATTCTCTTGCAATCTTTACTCCTGTGTCTAGAGAAAAAAATTACAGCAACATTCATGATGGGGTTCTTTAGTGTTAACTCAGACAATTTCTTTTCTCTGTTATCAatgcaattgttgtgaattgaAGTTTTGGTTGAATGATGGAGGGAGCAATGGGGATCTCGTGCCGAAGAACGGGGAAGAGGTGGACTAATTGGAGAGAAAACTAGAGTCGGGTTTAGTTATTCAGACATAGggtagttgtcacgacccaattccccgaacccggtcgtgatgacgcctctcgtgaagacaaggccagccagaccaaaatagaccacctcttttaaacagttaaataccataagtagttctaaaacgtgatataataaccataatttggggaattaacgataacaacagaAGAAACCattccgacacagcccaaactggggtgtcacaagtcatgagcaactaatatttccggataccagtctactagatacgaaatccgttacagaagttcaagaacatgaaaatagtaagataagggaggcacgggggctgcgggcgccaacaactacctcgtagtctccgaaaacgCTGCCTGCACTAGGAGGATCAGCACTCAGAAATGGACTCTGCgccgcctgaatctgcacacacggtgcagggagtaatgtgagtactccgactcagtgagtaataatcataaataatggctgaaagcaagaaaaacaCATAAAAGCACAAaacaattctatatcaagcagtaaaatcacttaaggcagtaaatccatgaagaaatcaaatgaagttcctttaaaccaagtaaaacaggcAATTTAGCAAgtgaataacaagtagaaatccgcccctcaggcatattaacaatcactcagaacagtatcagcccctcgggctcactctcggtacagtatcagcccctcgggctcactctcaaatcatgatgggtacccgcgctcactgtgggggtgcagactccggaggggccccttacggcccaaacgcaatatcaagccatctcgtggcaataaaaagtatctcaggccctcggcctcatatcactcagcatatcctcacatatggccctcgcctcactcagtccgaaaatcatcacaagcccctcgggcattagtaaaacagtagttctcagcccaaaacatcatttagaaatatcatttaagttcaaatacgaataaaagtggctgagtttgtaaaacagtaaataacaacaggactgagttcaagcaaaataagtcaaacagtgaggaattagtgataaaaatccttggagggttcaaatagttggcacgaagcccaaatatggcaatcaacccaaatcatgacgataacaaataagtttcaatcaaatacgcggtaaaatcatcaatcgggacggaccaagtcaaaattcccagtagtaaaagaccccacgctcatcacccaacgcgtgtctcacctcaatacagcactacgatgtgcaatccggggtttcaaaccctcaggacatcatttacaatcattactcacctcgaactggctaattctctagctcgcgacgcctttgcccttcgaattggcctccacgcgcgtcgaatctatccaaaatcagaacgaatacgtcacaatatgctaagggaacaaagcccaagcgaaaacaatcgaattatcACAAAATTCAAGAAATTGGTCAAACGCGACTCCCGGGCCTacatctcgaaatttgacaaaattcacaaaactagaatccttatactctcacgagtctatctatacgaaattatccaattccgataccatttggtctttcaaatcatcattttatatttttgaaagatttcacaattttcttcccaaattccatcccaaatcacggattaaatgatgaattcaatgatagattcatatactctagccaaatctgagttagaatcacttaccccaatgaatttcttgaaaaaccttcgaaaaatcgccaaaatccgagctctctaggtcaaaatgtcaaataaaacccaaaaccttgtatttatagagtaccccacagatttgcacctccgcgggccgcacaaaatcgaccgcggtccgcgtaaaaccagcggggtccgcgcaaaaacgaccgcggccgtgcaggtcttgctctgcagggaaaggctttagtattttggccataactttcgctacagatgtccaaattgcgatatctttacctttctggaaactagacacgaagggctacaactttcgtttttgaatcatcttaaaattccttgtagatcaaatgatatgagcttccgaagtaggaccagcggaatgttcttcaccgcggccgcacaacacctaccgcggccgtacttcattttgtgcggtccgcacagcacataccgcggccgcacttcattttgtgcggactgcatgggtgagttccgaggcctgcaacccttctggacctgttACAGCTacgattttcggcctaaaacatcccgaaacctacccggaacctacccggaacttcaaaccaattgtaccaacacatcccatgacatcgttcaaacttgttcaaaacttcggaacgctcacaacaacatcaatcaccaatttaacataggattcaagcctaagaactcttaaattatgctttcgatcaaaaagtctatcaaatctcgtccgaatgacctaaaatttttcacacacatcccaaatgacacaacgaagctattgtcactctcggaattccattccgacccctttatcaaaatctcgcctatcaactggaaccgccaaaatatcaatttcgccaatttaagcccaaatcttctctacaactccaaaacccattccgatcgcgctcccaagtcacaaatgacctcccgaagctaactgaaccatcggaactcacttccgagccttctaacacataagttaacatccggttgacttttccaacttaagccttcttaaaagagactaagtgtctcatttcttaccaaatcctctccgaactcgatctaatcaacccgatcacataaaacacggataacgaagcgtaaagaagctaaagtaggggaaaacggagcggtaactcatgagacgactggccggatcgtcacaGTAGTTTGGTAGTGAGGTGACTGAATTTTTATCTGAAATCTCAAGCAAATTTTGAGGTGGTTACATgcattataaatttttaaaaaagaagcaTTAGAGGAGCACACACAATTTATGTACATATATTTTTATCAAAGTAAAATGGGGTCTATGACTCACCGTGACCAACTTCTTGAAACTATCACCTCATAGTAGTTATAGCTTTTTTCAATTgccttcaacaacaacaacaacaacatactcagtgaTATCCcgcaagtggggtctgggagggtgTGGTGTACGCATACCTTATCTCTACCTTTGTGGATTAGAGAGACTGTtcccgatagaccctcgactcaagaaaagtatttttttagaaCAAGTTTGGCAATACAAGAGTACAAAAGCTATGATGAAAATACCGTCGATCAGAAAAGTAATGAcaggaagaaaaaaaatagtaaagctAACCAAAGTAAAAAAGACACATCATTAGTCATAAAATTGAAGGGTATGATAAAAGATATCATAATAACAGTAATATTGGTAAGGAGAAGAGGGAGCACTGAAGGTGCTCTAAACTAGAATCATGCTCCCCTACATAAAGGAGAGAAATCGatcgactacctactaaccttctaccctaatcgcCTGACTtactactaaccttctaccttaatcctTGGCCTCCATGTTTCTCAGTGAGCTGAAGATGTGTCATGTCCTGTCTAATCACCTCTTTCCAATTCTTTCTTGGTTTACCTCTACATCTCTTTAGACCTATCACTGCCAACCTCTCGCACCTCCTCACTGAGATATTTGCATTCCTCCTCTTCATATGCTTGAACAATCTCAACCTcgcttcctgcatcttgtccACCACTGAGACCACTCCTATTATTTGTGAAAAGGTGCTCTCCGTTCCTTAAGGGATACATCTATTCtttgtgaaaaatatattatccAATCCTTAAAGGATACAAGGAAAGGTGCCAAGGTTCTCTCACGGCAGAGCTTGCACAACACGAGGCTTCGTGAGCGAGGTCCCTAGGCAAGCCGCACAAGGCAGAAAAGTCCAAGGCCCACGCTAAGAAAAGATCGGCGCTGAAATTTCAATCAAACTTGTTGATAACTCAAATAAAATATcctcaaaccaaaccaataagaATGTTTAAACTTGTTGTGAGAACATTTTAATGCTTAATCTATTGAATACACCAGCTAAATGCCTAAATCACAAAAGTGTGCTAGCTAGAAAAGGGAAAAGTGGGATAAAAGATAATCTAAATAAACACAAGATATTTAATTGGGTTATTCCACTTTCAGAACTATCTTCATAAATCCATAGATGAAATAACTTGCTTGTGGTGATCTATTTTGTGGTTGGGATTCCGAATACCAATATATGCACATAATTTGGCCTTTGCTTGCATATGTAAAAAAGAAGGATAGGTGGACCTCTTGAACCCCTCAAGGTTTTGGTCTAGTTTTATAAGAGTGAAACACGAGGTGTATTGGTTAAGTGCACGTCATGAGTCAAAAGCTTGCTACTTAAATGTTGAAAGGTAGAGTAGTAGGTCCACTATCCATTGAGTTTCGAACCATGTGCCACTGACACTCAGATTTCTTGGTGGACCTCTCAATCCTGGTTCTTTATATGATGAAGTGCATAGAAACTTCGCCGAAAAGTATAAGATTATGTAGAATGCATAAGTAATTGGCTTTAGGATTTCATAAGCCAAAGAAGTCGAATGATCACCAGAATCTTCTATTAACTCATGTAAGCTAAATATTATTTATTCGTCATTTTTAATTGATTATGTTGTGCTCTCAAGGGATTAGCTGGACTACTTTGAAAATCTAACCAACTTTTAGTATGCAGAAGGATAGGTCCACCTCTCAATCCTGGTTCTTTATAGGAAGGATGTGCGTAGAAATTTTAGTGCAAAGGATAAGATTATATAGGATACATAAGTAGTTGGCTCTAGGACTTGCCAAAGAAGCTGAATAATTACTGGAACCTTCTACCATCTCCTATAAGCTAACTATTATTTATTTGCCAATTTAATTTATTGTGTTGTGTTCTCAGTGATTTAGCTGAGCCATTTTGGATATCTAAGCAATAACTTAGTTCTTTGTCTGGCATACACGTCACTAAACTTTACTCTTTCtgaatatacatgtacattgGCAATTGCAGGGTCAAAAAACGAAGCGTCAAGGCGGGAAATTAAAGTGAGTGATACCATATGAACTTGTCCTTTCCGGTGGTAAAAATGTTGCCCTTTTCTACCTTTTTTGGTCTTGTAGCACGTCTTCACTCCTTAATGTTATGCTTTCTCATTATTGTAGCGCTGGTGAAGAAGATGCAATCATATTAAATGTGGAATGCCATTATGCTCAAGCTAAGGTTGCTGGTTTCACTTTCAATATCGGAGATTGTGCATATGTGAAGGTAGTTATTAGCTATCTCTCCGTATATCTTCTTCCTTTTGTGAGACTTTCATTGTGACCTATATTTTAGATTATGGTGGTGCTGATAAGAATTGGTTGAATTCTATGACCATCTAAAAGCTTAAACCGTCGGAGAAGGAACACTTCTATTTATTTGTTTTAGGTTTGTAACATGGCCCTTCACATGTAAgcctattctttttttttttttgctaagcacacgaaaatattttttCGATGGGTACAATGAGACTTGTTCCAGAACTCTTGCCTACTCTGCCACTATGTTGAATTGTGTAACTATCTCCTCTAAAAGTAAAACCTATTAGAGTGGAGACATGCGTTTTCCTGTTTAGGTTTACAGCAACATCAAAGCTTTCTTTGTAACCACTTTGACAACATTAGGCATGCTCAATTTCTTTAGAAAGTTGATGAGCAATTCCTTCAGGGTGAAGGCAGGAAAAACCATATTGGCAGGATCTTGGAGTTTTTCAAGACATCAGAGGGTGAAGATTATTTCAGGGTACAATGGTTTTTCAGAGCTGAAGATACGGTTTGTATTTTTGATTAGAGTGTTTTCTTTCACTTAGTGTATTGTATTTGAAGCCCTATTTTCTGATTTATTCGTTTGGACATTCTCTCTGCATAATTCTTTCAGGTGTTGAAAGGTGCTGCTTCTTTCCATGACACAAAGCGCATATTCTACTCTACTTTAGAGAATGATAATCCACTAGATTGCATTGTTTCTAAAGTCAATGTGGTAGAACGACCAGCCAGCGTATGCTCCATCCTGATATTCTTTTCCTGTTGTTAAAATTGCTTAAGATTACTCTTGTTAGTCCCATTGTTCACTATTATTGACTACTGTgctgtttcttttgtttttctgctCTTTCCTCTTAATATTTGTGGTTGAGGATTGCTCCTTGAATCTTTTGCAATTTTGTTACTACTGCAGAATGGTTTGAATACAAAGGATGTTCCACCTGCTCACTTTTATTACGACATGGAATACTGTGTTGACTATTCCACATTCCGCACATTGGATAATGGTAAGTTATATTGATACAGATAATCTTGTACTGTCCTATGTGCTCAAACAACGTGAGAAAACATCTGATGACCTATACCTTCTGTAACAAGTCTTACTAAAATAGGCACCATTGGATGCTCACGACTTCCATTTGCAGTGTTTTTCAGGAACATGACCGTTCTATCAATTATTTTGCTTTTAAATTTTAACTTCCATAAGGAAATTTCTATTGACATGGATCTATtttatacttttatttttttgttaaggATGAGATGCGAGCTGCATAAGTGTCACTTTCTTCTGAGAATGATGAGTAAGAATGTATTAGATCACAATAAGTCAGATCGAGACGTTGTGTATATTTGgtcttattttttatatattagaaATGACATAAAATATCGAGAATGATAGCAGTAGTTGATCCAGAGTATGGATTCGCATTAGTTGATGCCATGTGGTGGCAAGTAAAATCAGGTAAACTCTTTATAATTTAAGGGTTAATGGCATTGCTACTATTGTGCAAAAGGAGCATTCCAAAATGTCCATGAATGTCAAGTTTTTCTTGCTTAAGATGTTGGAGTTGTATCTTGAATGTGAAGGTACCTTTTGTAGCTTACTTGTTAGTGACATCAAAATTTTCTAACATCCTACTTTCCATCTGTATCAATGGCTTGTATCTTTATGATCCACCAATACAAGTTCATTTATTGTAGTTTTTGGTTAGTAGTTCATATGGTACCATGCTGTTATTATAAATGGACTTCTTGCCGCAGTTTGTAGCATAGCTTGTAATCGTACCTAACCCGTTTCTATTTTTTCTCTACCAATATTGGTTAAAACTTTGCTTTTCTTTTGGACTATCCAGTCAAGAGCTTGGTTATCCCTTCGTTAGTTGAAGCTTCATATAAGCCTATCACTACATATCCTCTGGAGGTATTGCCAAGTTGTGAACCTATGACAGCGAAGTTGTCATTATTGGATCTATACGCTGGTTGTGGTGGCATGTCTATGGGGTTGTGCCTTGGTGCCAAACTCTCTGGTCTTAAACTTGTGACGGTAATTAATAGAATTCTTATTCATATCTAATATCTTTTAAGTTATGCGTCTaaaatttctcttttttattCTAGAAATGGGCAGTTGATTTTAATAGGTCTGCCTGTGATAGCCTGAAACTGAATCATCCTCAGACACATGTAAGCTTTTATTTTGTGGCAGTCATGAGAGAGGTTATCAATGTGTTTGAGCTAATATTCAATCATAGTTAACATTTTTCTTAGGTTAGGAATGAAGCTGTTGAGGATTTTCTAGAGCTACTGAAAAGATGGGAGAAGCTAATTAAAACTTACGGCTGTAGTAACTTCAAAACAAGCTCAAATTGTGAGCTAGATGACGCAGATGAAggtgaaaacaatgataattTCCAGGCTGGTTCTAAGGCATCTTCTGGAGAATATGAGGTATTAAGATTGGTTGACGTATGTTACGGGGATCCGAACAACAAAGGAAAATCTGGACTGCATTTTAAGGTATAAACATTTCTTTCATATATTGTTGGTTTTCATAGTTTAATCCTAGAGTTGAAAACCTTGAGTTGTTTAAAGAGAAGTGGATCCGAATTGAAGTTAATGTGTTAGGTGATAATCAGAAGCCATGAGATTTAACTGCTGGTGGAGTGAATTTTAATTCTTGACTTTCTCTATtgtttattttgactgttttagACTACAAGCTTGATTGTTGATCTTAGCTTTGATATCACTGGTGATGCTTTCTTCTTGTGGGGTACTCTTATAGGTGCGGTGGAAAGGTTATGGTTCAAGTGAAGATACTTGGGAGCCAATTGAGAACTTGGAGTAAGTACTTGCTAAATATTGTTTCTTCCATACTTTACTAGTATCTTTCATTTTTGGCTGCTCGAAAAATTGGTTAGTTAATTTAGAAGCACTGTTTCTCATTCTGAATATCCAAGCTCTCAACACTCTCCTTTATCATATTTGGTTTTGGAAGAATCTTAGAAGTACTATCAGCTTCGAAATATAAAGAAACAGACCAGTTGATTTTCACACTGAATGTTCCCAAAAgttgaataagaaaaaaaaaaaaaggagtttcTGAGGTTAAGAAAATTCAGAAGATCTTAACATTTTGTTATGCATTTTCATCACATCCTCAATTTCATGTGCAATTCACTTATTTTTTCTCAGAAATTGCCAAGACAGCATAAAAGAATTTGTTAGAAGGGGGCAACAATTGAAAATTCTGCCTCTACCAGTAAGTTACTTCCTCAATTGCATTTGCAATGATTACCACTAAATGGCATTGGAATCATTATCCCTGTTTAATTTCCCGTCCTGATTAAATATATTTGCAGGGTGATGTTGATATGATATGTGGGGGTCCTCCTTGCCAAGGCATTAGTGGATACAATCGCCACAGAAATGTTGAGGACCCATTGTCTGATGAGAAAAATcgtcaaattattatttttatggatGTCGTGGAATTCTTACGGCCTAAATATGTGTTGATGGAAAATGTGGCTGACATACTGAGGTTTGATAAAGCATCTCTTGGAAGATATGCTTTAAGTCGTTTGGTACATATGAGATACCAAGCAAGATTGGGAACTATGGCAGCTGGTTGTTATGGTCTCCCACAATTTCGATTGCGAGTGTTCTTTTGGGGTGCACTTCCGAGTGAGGTGAGTATATTCAGTAAACCTATAAAAAAAAGGTACATTAGCCTGTTGTCATCAGAATTACTGAATAAAAGGAATAGTTATTTCTAAAGGAATGGTTATTTCTTCTCTAAAAGAACAGTAAAGATCTTAAACTGGATTTGGTAGAAAATTCTCAATTCATGTTGATATACTAGGCCATAGTTGGTGATTACATCTATGCGATGTTCAAGTAATCTCAATTATTCTTTCTCTTGTTCAGAAATTGCCCCCATTTCCACTTCCTTCGCATGACGTGATTGTTAAATATTGGCCCTCGCCTGAATTTGAGGTATCCTTTACATTATCACTGCCTTTATTACCTGAGAACTTGTGTCATTCTTTCTACTTTCTGTAAGTCGGGCTTTTCATATTGATGCTGCATTTATTACATTTGATTTCCTTCTTGCAGCGGAATACTGTTGCTTATGATGAAGGACAACCACGCGGTGACCTTGAGGAAGCCCTTGTTCTTCGTGATGCTATATCTGATCTTCCAGCTGTATGATTGTTGTGTTTATTCGAGATCCTTTTTCAttttaatagatgtatctatttagAAGTTTCTTTTTACTGGAATAATAGATGTACTCTTTTATAGGTTACAGGGCATGAAACTCGTGAAGAAATGCCATATGAGATGCCCGCGGAATCGGAGTTCCAGAAATACATAAGATTACCTAAACATGGTAATTTCTTTCAAACATTAGTGCTAAAGCCTTTTTTGTTGGACTTGGGCTATTTTCTCTTGTTGTTCTGTTTGCATTGATTTCTAATCAAAAGCTACAATTGTAATCTTGTGATCTGGTCTGAAAATTTTAGAAATAGAGTGACAAATGTTTACTTTGGTTAAGAGAAACTGTTCCTATCAGTAACAAGACCGAGCTGATTTCGCGTACCTTAAGAAACAAGTTCTAATGCATGCCTTGGTAATAACGACTCGTACCACCTCACGGATAAAGGCCTTTATTACCTGAGAAATGCGAAGGAAGAAGAATCATGTACAAGAAATTTAAAGTTCAACCATATGGGATATGTTAA is a genomic window containing:
- the LOC107762306 gene encoding putative DNA (cytosine-5)-methyltransferase CMT1 isoform X1; translated protein: MPVMAATEEKNSAPTFTRKFPDEKESSSSSPNPDALALSFPRNDEPVPLEVFYPSEDEEGSTLRKRSSGFTTNKFSTSDTEKVLNNGKSVNSGKSEGKKGTKRIRLCLDEQIMREIRKPPRFNTPFHGAKLELFAFPEPQKSVSGTGVAGKRRTLRELQALLTPESKSHRASVTRASSKSGMKRGLQSLVTPEIKKSSASRESVLVNGAKLELALSPEPQESASGTRATSKYGTRRELKALLTLESKNSAGNGSVNVGEKSRGSRRKDTVSAESPKTSEKLLAESNSVGEKTLRSRKIEGFDNNDNNNKGSDKKRKNSSDSVGKSGRKQKSNVCFIGEPIAAEEAQERWQWRYDLKGQKTKRQGGKLNAGEEDAIILNVECHYAQAKVAGFTFNIGDCAYVKKVDEQFLQGEGRKNHIGRILEFFKTSEGEDYFRVQWFFRAEDTVLKGAASFHDTKRIFYSTLENDNPLDCIVSKVNVVERPASNGLNTKDVPPAHFYYDMEYCVDYSTFRTLDNVKSLVIPSLVEASYKPITTYPLEVLPSCEPMTAKLSLLDLYAGCGGMSMGLCLGAKLSGLKLVTKWAVDFNRSACDSLKLNHPQTHVRNEAVEDFLELLKRWEKLIKTYGCSNFKTSSNCELDDADEGENNDNFQAGSKASSGEYEVLRLVDVCYGDPNNKGKSGLHFKVRWKGYGSSEDTWEPIENLENCQDSIKEFVRRGQQLKILPLPGDVDMICGGPPCQGISGYNRHRNVEDPLSDEKNRQIIIFMDVVEFLRPKYVLMENVADILRFDKASLGRYALSRLVHMRYQARLGTMAAGCYGLPQFRLRVFFWGALPSEKLPPFPLPSHDVIVKYWPSPEFERNTVAYDEGQPRGDLEEALVLRDAISDLPAVTGHETREEMPYEMPAESEFQKYIRLPKHEIVGRSSTRDTETKGPVLSDHRPCQLTEDDYLRVCLVPHKKGANFRDLPGVIVGKDNVARRDTEDPKVLPNGKPMVPDCAFNFEHGKSKRPYARLWWDETVATLVTFPNHRAQAVLHPEQDRVLTIRECARLQGFPDFYRFSGTAKERYCQVGNAVAVPVGRALGYALGLAFQRLTGDEPLIKLPPNFSFLKPPIDDIVVLQN